The Desulfovibrio fairfieldensis sequence TCGGACTGTACGCCGCACCGGCATCAGTGGGCGGCAGGCCGGAGTCTGTCGTGCCGACCCCGGATTGCGTACGGGATACGCAGCCAGTGCCCGCCAGGGTGCCCAGGGCCATCCATAAAAAAGCGCGCCGATTCATATTTCCTCCTGCCTCAGGGCCGCAAGCAAACGATATTGTCACTCAGTATTTTGCAGATCGGCTTTTTTGCGAAGATAGCCTCGGGGCAAGGCTTTGTCCACGCGGTGAGGGCATGCCGCCCAAGGCGATCACATTGACGGGGACGCCTTGGATGCCTACTCTACAACAGTACAGCAAAGCTGTTTTTTTATCTCTTATCCATGACAAGGTTTTTCATGACATATACACATATTTTTTTTGATCTCGACGGCACGCTGACGGATTCCAAGCCCGGCATCATCCGTTCCGTGGAGCATGCTTTGGATTTTTTTCATATTCATGTGCCGCCGGAACAACTGATCCCCTTTATCGGACCTCCGCTACGCGATTCCTTTGCGCCTTTTTTCGAAAATGACACAGCGCGCGTGGATATGGCTATTCAAAAATACCGCGAATACTACAGCGCCAAGGGCATTTTTGAAAATAGCCTTTATGACGGCATTACGGACCTTTTGCGCGGGCTTCAGGCTCTGGGCCGCCGACTCTGCGTCGCCACCTCGAAGCCGGAACCCTTTGCCAGGCGGGTTCTGGAGCATTTCCGGATCGACGGCTTTTTCTCCTTTGTGGCCGGGGCTGAACTGCACGGCCCGCGCAACAACAAAACGGAAGTCCTGCGCTATGCCTGTACACAGTTGGGCATTGAGGACATGAACCCCTGCCTGATGGTCGGGGATCGCAAATACGACGTACGCGGCGCGCATAACGTAGGCATGGCCTGCGCGGGCGTTTTATACGGATACGGCCCACGCGAGGAACTGACAGAAGCCCGCGCGGAGTATCTGTGCGCCAGCGTGGACGATCTGGAAAAGTTACTGCTGGCCGATGCGCCGGGAGCCTGAACCGGAAA is a genomic window containing:
- a CDS encoding HAD-IA family hydrolase, with protein sequence MTYTHIFFDLDGTLTDSKPGIIRSVEHALDFFHIHVPPEQLIPFIGPPLRDSFAPFFENDTARVDMAIQKYREYYSAKGIFENSLYDGITDLLRGLQALGRRLCVATSKPEPFARRVLEHFRIDGFFSFVAGAELHGPRNNKTEVLRYACTQLGIEDMNPCLMVGDRKYDVRGAHNVGMACAGVLYGYGPREELTEARAEYLCASVDDLEKLLLADAPGA